In Desulfosporosinus youngiae DSM 17734, the genomic stretch ACGCCAAGCATCTAGTCCAGGGAAAATAATATTAAACGGATCCAAAGTTATTCGGTACCGGGTAATTTCTTATCTTTTTGCGGAAATACCGCTGTTACAACCCCCGATCCCGCTGGATTTGCCGCTGCTGCGCCCGGCACTGTAAAATAATTCTTGCCAATCCCTTCCAAGGTATATCCTTCTTTGGGAACCAGCGTGATAGTTGCCGTATATTCCCGGCCTTCGACAAAGGGGTCGTCGGCAGGCGACCAGCTGATCGTCCCAATATACTGCTCCGTTTCGGTAATCGTTTTTACAGGTGATGCTCCCGATTCAGGCGGTATAACCCCCCTAACTTTCGAAAGGCTGATTGCTGTCGCTGGTTCATTTGGTTCATTTGGTTCATTTGGTTCATTCGGTTCATTCGGTTCTGCGGGTTCCGCCGACTCATCCGGTTCTGCCGGCTCAGACGGCAACGCCGGGAACACGGCCGTAATTATCCCTGATCCTGCAGCATTCCGGGTGGTGGATGCTCCCGGTACGGCAAAGAAGTCCGCAGCGACACCTTTTAAGGTATACCCTGCTTTGGGAACCAGGGTAATCGTCGCCGTATATTTCTGACCTGCAAGAAAGATGGCATCGGCAGGCAACCAGGTGACCGTCCCCGCATACTGCTCGGTTTGAATGGTTGTCAGGGGTGTTTCTCCCTCTTTGGGGACAATAACTCCTGGTATTTCGGGTATGTCGATAACATCTTCCTTCGCCGGAGCAGCAAGACGGGCTTTCACTTCCGGATCTAAGGAGGCCAGCACCGAGCTGTCCCAGATATCATCGGCAGTTTGGCCCAGGAGAAGATTGCCGGCCACCTCTTTCGCTTTATCCCGGTTTACTTCCCAATAGCTTAACCCGTCCAGCATAATCGCATCTCCGGGCAGTGTTTGGGTTACGATTGTGGCGTCGTCAAATGATTTTGCCGCCCCGGCAAGTGTTAGGAGATCTTTCAGAGACAAGTCCGTTTCCACTGTTTTCATTAACTGCGGGACAAGCTTGGGCAGTTTAAGAATTGTGGCGGGTTCAAGCATTTTTTTGCCTGCAGTTGTCAACACTTTTTGCTGTCTGGCGGTTCTTCCGATGTCAGCCGTTGTGCTGTCACGGTAGCGCGCATACTGCAGGGCTTTTGAACCGTCCAATTCCTGCACCCCGGCCTTCAGGTTGATATAGCCGTCCTCTTTGTCCCCGGTCACGTGCTGCATGTCTTTTTCCACGTCAATGGTGATCCCGCCCAACGTATCGATAATATCCTTGAACCCGGCGAAATTCGTCAATACATAGCCGTCCAGCTTGATGCCGGTCAGCCCGGTAACCTGTTTTTCCAGCTCCGGGATCCCTTTTAACATCGGAACGGCGTTGATTTTATAATAGTTTTTTGATCCCGGCAGGGTTACCCGGGTATCTCTGGGAATGGACAGCAGGGAAATGAGTTTCGTCTTCGGGTCAAAGCTGGCCACGATGATCGAGTCCGCATTATAAGAACTTTCCCCCGGCCTTTTATCGGTTCCAATCAAAAGAAAGCTGACCCGGTTGTTCAAGCCAGCACTGACGCCGACTAGTCTTTCAACGGATAGTCCTTCCTCTCCAGAATAGAAAACGGCAAATGCCGCCCTCCCGACGAGGACTCCTGCAATCAACAGTGCTAAGATAATAAAAACTCTTTTAAGTTTTTTCTTTTGGTTCCTTTTTTTAATCAATATGTTCACTCCATTTTTTGATTTTACTACCATAAAAATGGTATGGTCGGGAAATCAATGAAGGGAATTCCCGACCATCTCCTGACGGAAATCCGTAAATGCCACGCATCCGCGTACTGCTTCACAGTTCGCACCACAACGAAATTATATCACAGAAACTTGTCAACAACTTATGAAATGCTATTAAAAGTACTCTAAATAAAAATTCGGCCGTTTTTGAGTTTGACTAAGCTGGCTTAGTCAAACTCAAAAACGGCCGGTCTCCAGGTGCCTTAAACAGTCAAAAAAAATGCCGCCTGAGCCTGATAGGGCCTTGGCGGCAAGTGTGCTTTCCGGTAACATATACTACTAACTTAAACGGAAAACTCCGCCATTCCCAAATTCAAATGTTCCTCCTGTCTCTATCTCGAAATGTTTCTTTGCAATACCTAAATCAATCAAATCCATGGAATAGTCGTCCGCAATTTGAGCGCTTAAGATATTGTTCTGATACTTAAACATTGCTTTTTGGGTATTTTTAGCGCTTGGGGCAAGTAACGCAGCCTTCATTCCGTTTTGTACCCATTGAGGCAAAGGTTGATCGCTGATGATTCTTTCTGCCATACTTTTTCCGTTTCTATGTGTAGCTGACCGTATCATCTTTTCCGTTAGTGAGGGCGCTGCCACTTTACCTACTAAGACAACACAAACCAGTTCCTCGCTGCCATCAACAATTAATTCGTCCTTGTCAAAGGTGCCTCCGACCCAGCAGGTTCCCAAACCTAAATCAGTTATAGCAAGAACTAAATCTTCTCCGTAATAGCCAATTCTTTCTTTCAAATCTTTGAGTTCTTTGTTCCCTTTCACCAATATAACTGAACGCACATTGGTAAATAAGCCGTAACTCTTTCTTAATTTCCGAAAAGCATTGCTCCCGTCCTCCAAGAATTCCATGGCTAAACCAGATGCTTCATTTAATTCCCGGTAAAACCTTTATCTGCAAGGCTTTATGCTTGCTCAATTAAGCAAACCGATGCTGTAGCCTTGAGTGGGCGAAAATGATGTCATTTCACGCATCTCTGTCTCTCGATATTAGTTCCTCAAAGATTGGTGCAAAATCAATATCCTTTATTGCTTTGTATTCGCTAGCAAAGTTTTGGCTCTGATCGCCTTCTCAGTTTATGCTCATTTTGTTTGATTGAGAATATCTTTAATTTGCGGAACGGTTTTGCCTTCCTCTCTCAAATTTTTGATGTAGAAAATACGCTGTATCGTATCGACACGTTTGTATCTTCTCGTTAAGTTTTCTTCTGCTTGTTCAAAATCCAGCATGCCTTCTTCGGTATAAAATTTAAGCGTGCTGTATCTCATTCCTGTTAATCTTACCAACTCTCCAATCGTAACGTATAGAGAGTTCTCTATTACTTCCATACTTCTTTGCCTTGACATTATGCACAACTCTCCTTATATAAAAGAGTTAACCTAATCCAATCATAAAAGAATCAACATAATCCAGCATTTGCTTTAGCAATTGATTGGAAGGAGCTTTCTTAATTTCTTTCAGACGAACCTTTAACTGTTCAGATTCATATTTGGAAAAATAGTTCTTGATCTGCCCGCCCTCTTCCAGCAGACTAACCAATGCTATTGTTTCATCAGACACAGTTCCGCTTTCAAGCAGCTCCGCTCTTATTTTTTGTATCACACGGTCAACTTCGTCCGGATTGGGGATAAAATAAAATCCATTGCCAAAAATACCGCCCTTTTCAGGGGTCACGCAATCTCTGTCAGCCAAAGAATTGCCAATATCAGCGACCAATACATTCAGCTTCTTACTGGTAAATGACAAGTTATACTCCAGGGCTATTTCTTGGATTTTTATTGGTTTTGGCTTATTGAGCGAGTCATAAAGAGATTTCAAATAGACTTGTTCCGCGCCTAAATCGCTTATCACACAAAGCTTCTTATTCTCGTCTATTTTAATACAATTATTCAGCAACAACTCAATTAACCCGCTTGCTACAACGCAAACCGGAATTTTTATACTAAGCGTAGGGAAATTCCCTTTTTTGTTTAAAGAGCACAATACGTATTCTTGAGTGATGGACAAATTTTTCATTGCTTTATCCCCCTTTATTTTAGTACTTAATACTTATCACTTACTACTTATGATTTGATTATAGCATAAAAAATCAAGCTGTCAATAGTGCATTTTCTGTAAGCCTAGCCGGGTTTCCACTCCTTCCAGAGTGTCCAAAAACTCCAATTTTATCTCCGATTTTAAAGTGTAAAAACGGGGTTATTACCCCCAAAATGCTGATGCCATGCGAGTTCGAGCGCATGGCATCTTTTTGCCTAAAATCGTGGCCAGACCGTGTAAAAAGTATCTGAACCAGTATCTCTATCAGTTTCTATCACTTCTAACACAACGAGTGATAGAAAGCAAGAATAACCTTCTGACAGCTTACGACAAAGGAATAATCTCATTATCCTTTATAATAGTACAATCTTTAATGCAATAAATATGAGCACCGCAACTTTTAATGGACTCTTCCATACCTTTTATCCTGCTTCATATCGGTACATAAAAAAGCTAAGTTGTAGATTATTAAATGATCCACCTCTTAGCCTTAATATACTGAATTTTCTTTGACCCTCCATGTCATCTATGAAATGCCCCAAAAAAACGGCTTAAAAAATGGACTTTTTTGCCTCGATTTTGGCTCATTTTTTGCTCCAAACCACTATATGTTGTGGTTAAAACGTCTTATTTATCTCTTTTGACCACAATACGTCATCATTATTATACACTCCACATGCACCGCCCACGGAAACATATCCACCACCACAGCCACCCACTATCCCTCGCTCCCGCACCAGCGGGTTGGTCATAGGCTACCCCCTTGACAGTCCTGCCTACTGATTTCCTTCTGCCAAACCTTTGCCCAGCTGACATAAGTCACTATATAGAGCCAGCACACTTCACCTTAATTTACTCATCTGTTCCTGGAATGGTAAGAGCATGTTCTTATGTGATCGTCCACCATGCCGATTGCCTGCATAAATGAATAGATTATTACAGGCCCGACAAATTTAAAGCCTCTTTTCTTCAGATCTTTACTAATTTGTTCCGACAAAGGAGTCTGAGCAGGTATTTGCCCCTCGGATACCCAACTGTTTATCACTGGCTGACCATCGACGTAATTCCATAAGAAGGTTGAAAAGCTTCCAAATTCCTTCTGCAGGTTGAGGACAGCTATAGCATTGCTTCTGACAGCATTTATCTTAGTTCGATTTTTTATAATATTATATTGGTCTTTGATTGTCTCCAATTCTTCATCCGTCAGTTTGGCGCAATAGTCAATGTCAAAATGTCGAAACGCTTTTTGATACTCTTCTCTTTTGGAGAGAACGATATTCCAGGATAATCCGGCTTGAGCCCCTTCTAAGATAAGCATTTCAAATATATAAACATCGTCATAACTTGGCACACACCACTCGTTGTCATGATATTGCTGCATTGTTTGATTTTTTCCGGGCCATGAACAAGAACTCATAAACGTTTCCCCCAGTCATTTTCCTTTATCATCGCACTCTTCTTATAATGCCCTTTGCTGCCCTCAATATAGGCCAGAAGTTCTTCCAACGGAATCGCCGGGCTGTACAGATAGCCCTGATAGCGGTCACAGCCCAGGTCATGAAGGATCTGGCGCTGTTCCTCAGTTTCCACAAATTCAGCCAGAACCGCATAATTCAGCGATCTGCTCAGATAGATGATGGAAGAGATGATATCACGGCAGTTGACATTGGCAGAGATTTCGCGCACCAGGGAGCCGTCCAGCTTAATCGTATCAAAGTTGTATTCCTTCAGGTACATCAGGGAACTATGGCCCATCCCGAAATCGTCCATCTCCAGCTCCATTCCCATATCTTTGATGGCGCCCAGCGCATCCTTGATCCTCTTGTCATTTTCCAAGGCCACCTGTTCCGTAATCTCAATCTTCAGGGCCTTAGGGCTGATCTGATATTTTTTAATGAGCTGCCTAAGCTTAGGGGGAAATTCTTCGTTTTCAAGCTGAGAAGCGGTTATATTCACTGAAATGGCCATATCCCGGAACCCCAGGGCCTTCATTTGCCCAAGGGTGCTGCAGGCCTGCTCAATGATCTCCAAACCCAGTCCATCAATAAGCTGATACTCCTCGGCCAGGGCAATGACGAGGGGAGGGTAAACATAGCCATAATTGGTGTGTTTCCATCTCAGCAGCGCTTCGGCACAGAATACATTGCCCTCATAATCCACCTGAGGCTGATAAAACAGCACCATCCTTTTTTTCCGGATATCATTTTTCAGATCCTCTGCCAGGGCTTTGGCCAAGCTTCCGATCACATCCTGACGGTCCAAAAGATTATGCCGTTTGTTGCTTCTTTCGATCTTCTTGAATTCCGCACACACACCCTCGAAGTTCTTTTTCATCTTGGAGGCCGAAACGGCCTGGGACAGCTTAACGAAAGGAATATAGCATAAAGTCCCCAGAATCAGGTTGAAGAGCTGCAATAAGCAGCCGCTCACAGAACCCGTTGCATAATATCCGTTGATAAAAACCGGCGTGGTCCATTCCACCGTCTGCACTGTGAAGGGGACCAGCCCCAGACTTAGAGCGGCAAATGAGGTCACCGTCAGAAGCAGCGGAACCAGAATAAAGGGAATCAAATAAATCGGGTTCAGCACCAGCGGAAAGCCAAAGACAATCAGCTCGTTGATATTGAAGATAAGGGGAAAAAGCGAAAATTTAGCGATCCGGCGCTGGTTTCTGTTTTTTTTGAGCATGAAAACAGCAATGATCAGGCATATGGTGCTGCCGCAGCCCCCCATCAGCACAAAGGTATCAAAAAACGTCTTGGTGAAAATCTGGCTGGGCGCGTCTCCGGCGTTAATCAGATTCTGATTGACGGCAAGGGCCGGAACATAAATGCTCTGGGCCACATGTTCCAGCATATTGCTGCCATGAATGCCTAAAAACCACAGGAAGTGAATCAAAAAGATAAACAGCAACGCCCGCAGGAATGAATTGCCGATGTTGGAAAACCAATTATACAGCACTTCAGCAAGGAAATCGTTGATATCCGATATGTTCAAAAAGGCGAATAAACTTTGATTGGCGGCGGCGAAAAGAGCGATGGTGATTGCCGCGGGTATAATGGCGGCTACGGCGTTGCTGAAGCTAAGGGAATCCCCGTCCGCAAAGGGCCTGATCCTCAGTGCCTTGATCGAACTGAGCTTGTAGAACAAGAGGGTGGCGGTGACCGCCGCCAGTATGGCCACAAACACGCCTGTAACCCCGTAATTGGTGATTTCAAACTCGTCTTTGCTGATTCCAAAGAGCGCGATAAAGGAGCACAGCGCTACTGAGGAAACGATGATGGGGTTGATTCTGAGTTTGTCCCTGTTCTCCAACTCGGTGACCAAAGAATAGCTGATGCAGATGACCGTGGCCAGGGATAAAATGCCGATCGTACCATCATGCACATAAGTAAAGAAGTTTTCCCAGTCCAATCCGAACACCTTTGCCATCAGATCCCGGTACTGGGGTATGGGGAAACTGGTAAACAACAGCGCGATCGAACCGATCAACACGATGGGGATCATTAAAATCAGCCCCCGCCTGACGGAGGCAAGCAACAGGTTTTCTCCGGCTCTTTCCATCAATTTCGTGTAATGGCTGATCATTTCGGTAAAATCAATCCATCTGCGCTTGTGCACTTTTTATCATCTCCGGTAACAATGAATCGTCCCTGACATTTGAACTAACGGTGAAACTCATCTCTAGTTAATTCTTTTTCCGGGGGAATGTCAAGGCTATTTGGGTTCGTTCATGATTCAAACCCAGTCCACCCTCAAGAAACCAAAAAAGCGAATGCAATTTCTCTCCGGAACTGTACTCGCTTCTCTATATTATCGGCCGGCTAAAACACCTTCCCCTCAGGGCTATCCTCTCTAATCTTTAG encodes the following:
- a CDS encoding LCP family protein, coding for MNILIKKRNQKKKLKRVFIILALLIAGVLVGRAAFAVFYSGEEGLSVERLVGVSAGLNNRVSFLLIGTDKRPGESSYNADSIIVASFDPKTKLISLLSIPRDTRVTLPGSKNYYKINAVPMLKGIPELEKQVTGLTGIKLDGYVLTNFAGFKDIIDTLGGITIDVEKDMQHVTGDKEDGYINLKAGVQELDGSKALQYARYRDSTTADIGRTARQQKVLTTAGKKMLEPATILKLPKLVPQLMKTVETDLSLKDLLTLAGAAKSFDDATIVTQTLPGDAIMLDGLSYWEVNRDKAKEVAGNLLLGQTADDIWDSSVLASLDPEVKARLAAPAKEDVIDIPEIPGVIVPKEGETPLTTIQTEQYAGTVTWLPADAIFLAGQKYTATITLVPKAGYTLKGVAADFFAVPGASTTRNAAGSGIITAVFPALPSEPAEPDESAEPAEPNEPNEPNEPNEPNEPATAISLSKVRGVIPPESGASPVKTITETEQYIGTISWSPADDPFVEGREYTATITLVPKEGYTLEGIGKNYFTVPGAAAANPAGSGVVTAVFPQKDKKLPGTE
- a CDS encoding DNA-3-methyladenine glycosylase I is translated as MSSCSWPGKNQTMQQYHDNEWCVPSYDDVYIFEMLILEGAQAGLSWNIVLSKREEYQKAFRHFDIDYCAKLTDEELETIKDQYNIIKNRTKINAVRSNAIAVLNLQKEFGSFSTFLWNYVDGQPVINSWVSEGQIPAQTPLSEQISKDLKKRGFKFVGPVIIYSFMQAIGMVDDHIRTCSYHSRNR
- a CDS encoding helix-turn-helix domain-containing protein, which produces MSRQRSMEVIENSLYVTIGELVRLTGMRYSTLKFYTEEGMLDFEQAEENLTRRYKRVDTIQRIFYIKNLREEGKTVPQIKDILNQTK
- a CDS encoding EAL domain-containing protein codes for the protein MHKRRWIDFTEMISHYTKLMERAGENLLLASVRRGLILMIPIVLIGSIALLFTSFPIPQYRDLMAKVFGLDWENFFTYVHDGTIGILSLATVICISYSLVTELENRDKLRINPIIVSSVALCSFIALFGISKDEFEITNYGVTGVFVAILAAVTATLLFYKLSSIKALRIRPFADGDSLSFSNAVAAIIPAAITIALFAAANQSLFAFLNISDINDFLAEVLYNWFSNIGNSFLRALLFIFLIHFLWFLGIHGSNMLEHVAQSIYVPALAVNQNLINAGDAPSQIFTKTFFDTFVLMGGCGSTICLIIAVFMLKKNRNQRRIAKFSLFPLIFNINELIVFGFPLVLNPIYLIPFILVPLLLTVTSFAALSLGLVPFTVQTVEWTTPVFINGYYATGSVSGCLLQLFNLILGTLCYIPFVKLSQAVSASKMKKNFEGVCAEFKKIERSNKRHNLLDRQDVIGSLAKALAEDLKNDIRKKRMVLFYQPQVDYEGNVFCAEALLRWKHTNYGYVYPPLVIALAEEYQLIDGLGLEIIEQACSTLGQMKALGFRDMAISVNITASQLENEEFPPKLRQLIKKYQISPKALKIEITEQVALENDKRIKDALGAIKDMGMELEMDDFGMGHSSLMYLKEYNFDTIKLDGSLVREISANVNCRDIISSIIYLSRSLNYAVLAEFVETEEQRQILHDLGCDRYQGYLYSPAIPLEELLAYIEGSKGHYKKSAMIKENDWGKRL
- a CDS encoding GOLPH3/VPS74 family protein, translating into MKNLSITQEYVLCSLNKKGNFPTLSIKIPVCVVASGLIELLLNNCIKIDENKKLCVISDLGAEQVYLKSLYDSLNKPKPIKIQEIALEYNLSFTSKKLNVLVADIGNSLADRDCVTPEKGGIFGNGFYFIPNPDEVDRVIQKIRAELLESGTVSDETIALVSLLEEGGQIKNYFSKYESEQLKVRLKEIKKAPSNQLLKQMLDYVDSFMIGLG